GTGACCTATAAAGCCGTACGGATACATGGAGGATACGGGCTTACGATGGAGTTTCCTGTACAGCGTTATTGGAGAGATGCCATGTTGTGCACCATAGGTGAAGGAACAAGTGAGATTCAGAGGATGATAATCGCTGCTGAAATGCTGAAGAGCGAGAAGATTGTACTCGATTCGGCTCTCGATTAAATGGTGTTGGTATGAATATAGTAGTTTGTGTTAAGCAGGTACCAGAAGAGATTCGGATAAATAAAACAAAGGGCACTTTGATCAGGGATGGGATAAAAGGCGTCATTAACCCCTGTGACAAGAATGCACTGGAGTTGGCAGTAACCTTAAAAGAGAAACATGGAGGCAAGGTAACGCTTGTCTCTATGGGACCAAAGGATGTGGAGAATACCCTGACCCATGGGTTAGCCATGGGAGCAGACAAGGCCGTTCTCGTCTGTGACAGGGTATGCGCCGGTGCGGATACACTGGCTACTGCCTTTGCTTTGGCCACAGTTATAAAAAAACTGGACGATGTTCAATTAGTGCTGTGTGGTAAAGAGACCGCTGACAGTGGTACGCAACATGTGGGACCACAGATTGCCCATTATCTGGGGATACCCCAGATAACGTATATTATAGATCTGGTACTTGATGGCGGAAAGATGCGGGCAAAAAGACAGCTGAAAGATGAATATGAAACTGTGGAAGCTTGGTTGCCA
This genomic window from Thermodesulfobacteriota bacterium contains:
- a CDS encoding electron transfer flavoprotein subunit beta/FixA family protein, whose amino-acid sequence is MNIVVCVKQVPEEIRINKTKGTLIRDGIKGVINPCDKNALELAVTLKEKHGGKVTLVSMGPKDVENTLTHGLAMGADKAVLVCDRVCAGADTLATAFALATVIKKLDDVQLVLCGKETADSGTQHVGPQIAHYLGIPQITYIIDLVLDGGKMRAKRQLKDEYETVEAWLPALVTVVKGINEPRMPTYLEIYEASKKDTHKWCAEDLGLKEDEIGVQGSPTRIINVFAPEAKRECKMLRGSIEDISSRLINDLKSKELV